The following are encoded together in the Insulibacter thermoxylanivorax genome:
- a CDS encoding DUF1801 domain-containing protein, which yields MENIEHPRKREDAYKLLEIFEETTGSPAKMWGTSIIGFGSYHYVYPTGHEGDAPYVGFSPRKAKISLYLMLSEDDREQLLSKLGKHTTGKACVYINKLDDIDLEVLKQLIQRSVAYLQELYPNG from the coding sequence ATCGAAAACATCGAGCATCCAAGGAAACGGGAAGATGCCTATAAGCTCTTAGAAATCTTTGAAGAAACGACGGGATCCCCGGCGAAGATGTGGGGGACGAGCATCATCGGCTTCGGCTCTTATCACTACGTGTACCCGACCGGTCACGAAGGGGATGCGCCTTATGTCGGTTTCTCGCCGCGCAAGGCCAAGATCAGTCTATATCTCATGCTGAGCGAAGACGATCGAGAGCAGTTGCTTAGTAAATTGGGCAAGCATACCACAGGCAAAGCATGTGTCTACATCAATAAACTGGATGATATCGATCTAGAAGTGTTAAAACAACTCATTCAACGGTCGGTCGCCTACTTACAAGAACTGTATCCTAATGGCTGA